From Haloglomus litoreum, the proteins below share one genomic window:
- a CDS encoding PIN domain-containing protein: MTTVLLDTNALMMPVECDVRVFDELERVLDDPEPVVPAACVAELEKLSDGQGEEAVAASVGRDLADRCEQIAHREQYADDAVVEIATRDPDEGATVDCVATNDADLRDRLLARDVPVIGLRGRNELALTRP, encoded by the coding sequence ATGACGACGGTCCTGCTCGACACCAACGCGCTCATGATGCCCGTCGAGTGCGACGTCCGCGTCTTCGACGAACTGGAGCGCGTCCTCGACGACCCGGAGCCGGTCGTCCCGGCCGCGTGCGTCGCCGAGTTGGAGAAGCTCAGCGACGGGCAGGGCGAGGAGGCCGTCGCGGCGAGCGTCGGCCGCGACCTCGCCGACCGGTGCGAGCAGATCGCCCACCGCGAGCAGTACGCCGACGACGCCGTCGTCGAGATCGCCACACGCGACCCCGACGAGGGGGCCACCGTCGACTGCGTCGCCACGAACGATGCGGACCTGCGCGACCGCCTGCTGGCCCGGGACGTACCCGTAATCGGTTTACGCGGGCGAAACGAACTCGCGCTCACTCGACCGTAA
- the spt4 gene encoding transcription elongation factor subunit Spt4: MADRLVCRECHRVLEAADGEQCPNCGSTSLTEDWAGYVIIAHPETSQIASEMEVTEPGKYALKVR; this comes from the coding sequence ATGGCCGACCGACTCGTCTGCCGCGAGTGCCACCGCGTGCTCGAGGCCGCCGACGGCGAGCAGTGTCCCAACTGCGGCTCCACCTCGCTGACCGAGGACTGGGCCGGCTACGTCATCATCGCGCACCCCGAGACCTCGCAGATCGCCAGCGAGATGGAAGTGACCGAGCCGGGGAAGTACGCGCTGAAGGTCCGGTGA
- a CDS encoding DNA-directed RNA polymerase, whose protein sequence is MYKRVRLKDTVEVPPEYLADVSPDLVKRLLQDKLEGRMDEEVGSVVSVIDVHDIGTGAVLPNRPGVYYEAEFDALTFDPEMQEVVDGEVVEVVNFGAFVGIGPVDGLLHVSQIDDEYLAYDEENQQLASRDSSRVLSVGDSVRARIVTKSIDERNPRDSKIGLTAKQPGLGKHEWLEQDRRRRAQQGQAGD, encoded by the coding sequence ATGTACAAACGCGTTCGTCTCAAGGACACCGTCGAGGTGCCGCCCGAGTACCTCGCCGACGTCTCCCCCGACCTGGTGAAACGACTCCTGCAGGACAAGCTGGAGGGCCGTATGGACGAGGAGGTCGGCTCCGTCGTCAGCGTCATCGACGTCCACGATATCGGCACCGGCGCCGTCCTGCCCAACCGCCCCGGCGTCTACTACGAGGCCGAGTTCGATGCGCTGACCTTCGACCCCGAGATGCAGGAGGTCGTCGACGGCGAGGTCGTCGAGGTCGTCAACTTCGGCGCCTTCGTCGGCATCGGCCCCGTCGACGGGCTGCTCCACGTCTCCCAGATCGACGACGAGTACCTCGCCTACGACGAGGAGAACCAGCAGCTCGCCTCCCGGGACTCGAGCCGGGTCCTCTCGGTCGGCGACTCCGTCCGCGCCCGCATCGTCACGAAGAGCATCGACGAGCGGAACCCGCGGGACTCGAAGATCGGCCTCACCGCGAAGCAGCCGGGGCTGGGCAAGCACGAGTGGCTCGAACAGGACCGACGCCGGCGGGCCCAGCAGGGCCAGGCGGGTGATTAG
- a CDS encoding GTP-dependent dephospho-CoA kinase family protein, translated as MSDASDSPDPGDPRVVLSLPESMRHELKDPLGPVYTAADELLAESGRPLIAVGDIVTYHLLTGQARPAVALVDGKTKREAVTAEVREAIDTGAFDRHVTVRNPAATLTAGLLEELRAALDRATAGEGQSTVIEVTEGEEDLAALPALAIAPDGAGIVYGQPDEGMVLATVDDGAREGVWDLMERMDGDVERARELLGA; from the coding sequence ATGAGCGACGCCAGCGACTCGCCGGACCCCGGCGACCCCCGCGTCGTGCTCTCGCTCCCGGAGTCGATGCGCCACGAGCTGAAGGACCCGCTCGGCCCGGTCTACACGGCGGCCGACGAACTGCTCGCCGAGAGCGGACGGCCCCTGATCGCCGTCGGCGACATCGTCACGTACCACCTTCTCACCGGCCAGGCCCGGCCGGCGGTCGCGCTGGTCGACGGGAAGACCAAGCGCGAGGCCGTCACCGCCGAGGTCCGCGAGGCCATCGACACGGGGGCGTTCGACCGCCACGTCACCGTCCGGAACCCTGCTGCGACGCTCACGGCGGGGCTCCTCGAGGAACTCCGCGCCGCGCTCGACCGCGCGACCGCGGGGGAGGGCCAGTCGACGGTCATCGAGGTGACCGAGGGCGAGGAGGACCTGGCCGCGCTCCCCGCACTCGCCATCGCCCCCGACGGGGCCGGCATCGTCTACGGCCAGCCCGACGAGGGGATGGTGCTCGCGACGGTCGACGATGGGGCCCGAGAGGGGGTCTGGGACCTCATGGAGCGGATGGACGGCGACGTCGAGCGGGCCCGGGAGCTGCTCGGCGCCTGA
- a CDS encoding nicotinamide-nucleotide adenylyltransferase, whose translation MSVTRGFYIGRYQPYHEGHHAMVERIAEDVDELVLGIGSADQSHTPHDPFTAGERVMMITKATQEMDLLTYAVPIEDLNRNAVWVSHVQSMSPNFDVAYSNNPLVIRLFEEAGIEVRQSEMYRRDEFQGTEVRQRIIDGDDWQALVPNPVVDVIEECDGVARLRQVADTDDPDDDGNGVE comes from the coding sequence ATGAGCGTCACCCGGGGGTTCTACATCGGCCGGTACCAGCCCTACCATGAGGGGCATCACGCCATGGTCGAGCGCATCGCTGAGGACGTCGACGAGCTCGTCCTCGGCATCGGCAGCGCCGACCAGTCACACACGCCACACGACCCGTTCACCGCCGGCGAGCGCGTGATGATGATCACGAAGGCGACCCAGGAGATGGACCTCCTGACCTACGCGGTCCCCATCGAGGACCTCAACCGGAACGCGGTCTGGGTGAGCCACGTCCAGTCGATGTCCCCGAACTTCGACGTGGCCTACTCCAACAACCCGCTCGTCATCCGCCTGTTCGAGGAGGCCGGCATCGAGGTCCGCCAGTCCGAGATGTACCGCCGCGACGAGTTCCAGGGCACCGAGGTCCGCCAGCGCATCATCGACGGCGACGACTGGCAGGCGCTGGTCCCGAACCCCGTCGTCGACGTCATCGAAGAGTGCGACGGCGTGGCCCGGCTGCGGCAGGTGGCCGACACGGACGACCCCGACGACGACGGCAACGGCGTCGAGTAA
- a CDS encoding HAMP domain-containing protein produces MRPSIPGAGPVLGFVRVSYRRKLAAVLLVVLLISGVAAVGLYLQVGALLDDNVEQSMTAATNAEAGELTEWSRQNRLLARVISEHPVYEEDDRTAVRRYLQRQLVDRREAHVVNAYVIDRRNQTVETSALQSLEGTAVEDLPWQQQFAFRAFDDVRTTKPHEADGGETVVLGYVTPIRGAPGHLLVVTIDTASIFERFEHPVDGGFTRVVDSNGTVVFADNRSAMLRQYQPGPLRSPVVSRGLQGESGFVADPRYEQSAPGTYVAAFAPVDGTDLVVIEHAPTSEAYAITREAGLWIGLISTIAVVGLLGVVSVIGADVTGALATLADRAERIEQGEYDVAFDTDRPDEFGDLNRTMARTRDTLRKRIEEIEETKGALEASNVALETRSTMVSVLNRILRHNVRTDINIIAGRASVLAEQVTDEAVREGLEDIRQQALSLATLSDRTRRVQNILSEASGEREQLRFPDCLEAPLEDIRASWPEATITVERSESGRLAHGTASLPVAIADVVDQILAHNDGGVAVSIAVAEADDGESLLLTIDDDGDGLPALDIEAVGLGEETPLEHAEGLALWCLEWTVTQAGGELVTDTPDGTLTVWLPAAEPGATEDEEESPEQAA; encoded by the coding sequence ATGCGGCCATCGATTCCCGGCGCCGGCCCGGTCCTCGGCTTCGTGCGCGTGTCGTATCGGCGGAAGCTGGCCGCCGTGCTACTGGTGGTCCTGCTCATCAGCGGCGTCGCCGCAGTGGGACTGTACCTCCAGGTCGGGGCGCTCCTGGACGACAACGTCGAACAGTCGATGACGGCCGCCACGAACGCCGAGGCCGGCGAGTTGACCGAATGGAGCCGTCAGAACCGGCTCCTCGCCAGGGTCATCTCGGAACATCCGGTCTACGAGGAGGACGACAGGACTGCGGTCCGCCGGTACCTCCAGCGGCAACTGGTCGACCGCCGGGAAGCACACGTCGTCAACGCGTACGTCATCGACCGGCGGAACCAGACCGTCGAGACGAGCGCCCTCCAGTCCCTCGAGGGGACGGCGGTCGAGGACCTGCCGTGGCAACAGCAGTTCGCCTTCCGGGCCTTCGACGACGTTCGGACCACCAAACCGCACGAGGCTGACGGAGGGGAGACCGTGGTACTCGGGTACGTCACACCGATCCGCGGGGCTCCGGGACACCTGCTGGTCGTCACCATCGACACCGCGAGCATCTTCGAGCGGTTCGAGCATCCCGTCGACGGCGGATTCACGCGCGTCGTCGACTCGAACGGGACCGTCGTGTTCGCGGACAACCGGTCGGCGATGCTCCGCCAGTACCAGCCCGGACCACTCAGGTCGCCCGTGGTGAGCCGCGGACTCCAGGGGGAGTCCGGGTTCGTCGCCGACCCACGGTACGAGCAGTCGGCGCCCGGCACGTACGTCGCGGCGTTCGCCCCCGTGGACGGCACGGACCTGGTCGTCATCGAGCACGCCCCGACCAGCGAGGCGTACGCCATCACCCGGGAGGCCGGCCTCTGGATCGGTCTCATCTCCACCATCGCCGTGGTCGGGCTGCTGGGGGTCGTCAGCGTCATCGGGGCGGACGTGACCGGCGCGCTGGCGACGCTGGCCGACCGCGCCGAGCGCATCGAGCAGGGCGAGTACGACGTGGCGTTCGACACGGACCGTCCGGACGAGTTCGGCGACCTCAACCGGACGATGGCCCGGACACGGGACACGCTCCGGAAGCGTATCGAGGAGATCGAGGAGACGAAAGGCGCCCTGGAGGCCTCGAACGTGGCGCTCGAGACCCGCTCGACGATGGTGTCCGTCCTCAACCGTATCCTCCGGCACAACGTCCGGACCGACATCAACATCATCGCCGGGCGCGCCTCGGTCCTCGCCGAGCAGGTGACGGACGAGGCGGTCCGCGAGGGACTGGAGGACATCCGTCAGCAGGCGCTCTCGCTGGCGACCCTCTCGGACCGCACCCGGCGCGTCCAGAACATCCTCTCCGAGGCCTCCGGCGAGCGCGAACAGCTCCGGTTCCCCGACTGTCTCGAGGCCCCTCTGGAGGACATCCGGGCCTCCTGGCCGGAGGCGACGATCACTGTCGAGCGGTCCGAGTCCGGTCGGCTGGCCCACGGGACAGCTTCGTTGCCCGTCGCCATCGCGGACGTGGTGGACCAGATACTCGCGCACAACGACGGAGGCGTCGCTGTCAGCATCGCCGTGGCCGAGGCCGACGACGGGGAGTCGCTCCTGCTCACCATCGACGACGACGGCGACGGGCTCCCCGCGCTCGATATCGAGGCCGTAGGGCTGGGCGAGGAGACGCCGCTCGAACACGCCGAGGGGCTGGCGCTCTGGTGTCTGGAGTGGACCGTCACGCAGGCCGGTGGCGAGCTCGTCACCGACACCCCCGACGGGACGCTGACGGTGTGGCTCCCGGCGGCCGAGCCAGGGGCGACGGAGGACGAGGAGGAGTCACCGGAGCAGGCGGCCTGA
- a CDS encoding cytochrome P450, translating to MSSDTGPTGGSIDTVGSEGPHDGEQESGGAGGDDEVSDLPLAPYPPNLGNPKLHALRQVRDPIAFSDRAAAIRDVYRIWLPGIGDITNLAHPDHMKRVLLTERGKFRKSEDFGIAFGDGLLTVEGEEWAQQRKTLQPLFVRESVMDHADTMVEQAQRRVGRWEGGQQLDLQAEMTDLTLDVLFAAILGRELELDGDEKIRRSAEALHDWFLPTSYPLPRWLPTPARRRFKQGKQTLQDEADRLLEEAARDPPSDPTEADDLINLLVGLRAAGVTDSGMLTDERLRDQMVSIIFAGHDTTTTSLTFALWALAEHPDIRERFHAEVDALDGPPTAEDIEEGRLAFTDKLVTETLRLFPPVYALPRVADEDVQFDGYRVPEGERVGVIIRRIQRDPRFFDRPDTFDPDRWTPEFRQELHDFAYAPFGGGPRICIGRQFALLEAKLSLATIGRNYELYYLGEEGKHDGPPLSPQMTLRMKEGQEFLVTER from the coding sequence ATGAGTTCAGACACCGGACCGACCGGCGGGAGCATCGACACCGTCGGGTCGGAGGGGCCCCACGACGGCGAGCAGGAGTCGGGGGGCGCCGGGGGCGACGATGAGGTATCGGACCTGCCGCTGGCGCCGTATCCGCCGAACCTCGGCAACCCGAAGTTGCACGCGCTCCGGCAGGTCCGTGACCCCATCGCGTTCAGCGACCGCGCCGCCGCCATCCGCGACGTCTACCGCATCTGGCTCCCCGGCATCGGCGACATCACGAACCTGGCCCACCCGGACCACATGAAGCGGGTCCTCCTCACCGAGCGCGGGAAGTTCCGCAAGTCCGAGGACTTCGGCATCGCGTTCGGTGACGGCCTCCTCACCGTCGAGGGCGAGGAGTGGGCCCAGCAGCGCAAGACATTGCAGCCGCTGTTCGTCCGCGAGAGCGTGATGGACCACGCCGACACGATGGTCGAGCAGGCCCAGCGCCGCGTCGGGCGCTGGGAGGGCGGCCAGCAGCTCGACCTGCAGGCCGAGATGACCGACCTCACCCTGGACGTGCTGTTCGCGGCCATCCTCGGGCGCGAACTCGAACTGGACGGCGACGAGAAGATCCGCCGCTCGGCCGAGGCGCTCCACGACTGGTTCCTCCCCACCTCCTACCCGCTCCCGCGCTGGCTGCCCACGCCCGCCCGGCGACGGTTCAAACAGGGGAAGCAGACCCTGCAGGACGAGGCCGACCGGCTGCTGGAGGAGGCCGCCCGGGACCCGCCCTCGGACCCGACGGAGGCCGACGACCTCATCAACCTCCTCGTGGGGCTGCGCGCGGCCGGCGTGACGGACTCGGGGATGCTGACCGACGAGCGCCTCCGCGACCAGATGGTCTCCATCATCTTCGCCGGTCACGATACGACGACCACCTCCCTGACGTTCGCGCTGTGGGCGCTCGCCGAACATCCGGACATCCGCGAGCGCTTCCACGCGGAGGTGGACGCGCTCGACGGCCCCCCGACCGCCGAGGACATCGAGGAAGGTCGGCTGGCGTTCACCGACAAGCTCGTCACGGAGACGCTCCGGCTGTTCCCGCCCGTCTACGCGCTTCCCCGCGTGGCCGACGAGGACGTCCAGTTCGACGGCTACCGCGTCCCCGAGGGCGAACGCGTCGGCGTCATCATCCGGCGCATCCAGCGGGACCCGCGCTTCTTCGACCGGCCCGACACGTTCGACCCCGACCGCTGGACGCCGGAGTTCCGACAGGAGCTGCACGACTTCGCGTACGCCCCGTTCGGCGGTGGCCCGCGCATCTGCATCGGCCGCCAGTTCGCCCTGCTGGAGGCCAAACTCTCGCTGGCCACCATCGGCCGGAACTACGAACTCTACTACCTCGGCGAGGAGGGCAAGCACGACGGCCCGCCGCTCTCCCCGCAGATGACGCTCCGGATGAAGGAGGGCCAGGAGTTCCTCGTCACCGAGCGCTGA
- a CDS encoding haloacid dehalogenase type II, whose protein sequence is MSFAPDRVETLTFDSYGTLVDVAAVETALAEVPGVENPEPISNHWRSRSLMYTMVANAIDAYQPFYELNRAALTHALAAHGVETTPAERDAVLETYHDLDVFDDVADGIAALAAEYDCYVVSNGNPEMLASMVEAADIGDVIEDTISADEVATFKPDAEIYRHAAARTGTPIDRIAHVCGPFFDVYGSMNAGMQGVRVARGGEPWDAFAGEPDLTVEDFHALADELGV, encoded by the coding sequence ATGTCGTTCGCCCCCGACCGCGTGGAGACGCTCACCTTCGACTCGTACGGGACCCTCGTGGACGTGGCGGCCGTCGAGACCGCGCTCGCCGAGGTCCCTGGCGTCGAGAACCCGGAACCCATCTCGAACCACTGGCGCTCGCGCTCGCTGATGTACACGATGGTTGCCAACGCCATCGACGCCTACCAGCCGTTCTACGAGTTGAACCGGGCCGCACTCACCCACGCGCTCGCCGCACACGGCGTCGAGACCACGCCGGCCGAGCGCGACGCCGTCCTCGAGACGTACCACGACCTCGACGTGTTCGATGACGTGGCCGACGGCATCGCCGCACTCGCGGCCGAGTACGACTGCTACGTCGTCTCCAACGGGAACCCGGAGATGCTGGCCTCGATGGTCGAGGCGGCCGACATCGGGGACGTCATCGAGGACACCATCAGCGCCGACGAGGTGGCGACGTTCAAGCCGGACGCCGAGATCTACCGCCACGCCGCCGCCCGGACCGGGACGCCCATCGACCGCATCGCGCACGTCTGCGGGCCGTTCTTCGACGTGTACGGGTCGATGAACGCGGGGATGCAGGGGGTGCGGGTCGCCCGCGGTGGCGAGCCGTGGGACGCGTTCGCCGGCGAGCCGGACCTGACGGTCGAGGACTTCCACGCGCTGGCCGACGAACTCGGCGTCTGA
- a CDS encoding response regulator gives MTDGPRASTTDTATTSPPRATVLVVDDEKPMTEILSTWIGEHHDVLVAHDGEEALETITEDVDVVLLDRRMPRMDGDAFLHAMRDAGYDARVVMLTAIDPGPDIVSLPFDDYVTKPVTKDVVLNVIDRMLRLSRAGKAVREYHSLERRRDVLRTAKATTGVSDSEAFELLTRRLEAAAKDAGAGLAWLKEEYYETDE, from the coding sequence ATGACCGACGGACCCCGAGCGTCGACGACCGATACCGCCACCACATCCCCGCCGCGAGCGACCGTGCTCGTCGTCGACGACGAGAAGCCGATGACCGAGATCCTCTCGACCTGGATCGGCGAGCACCACGACGTGCTCGTCGCACACGACGGCGAGGAGGCGCTCGAGACCATCACCGAGGACGTCGACGTCGTCCTGCTGGACCGGCGGATGCCGCGGATGGACGGGGACGCGTTCCTCCACGCGATGAGGGACGCTGGCTACGACGCCCGGGTCGTCATGCTGACGGCCATCGACCCCGGCCCGGACATCGTGAGCCTGCCCTTCGACGACTACGTCACCAAACCCGTCACGAAGGACGTGGTGCTCAACGTCATCGACCGGATGCTCCGGCTCAGCCGGGCAGGGAAGGCCGTCCGCGAGTACCACTCCCTGGAGCGCCGGCGCGACGTGCTCCGCACGGCGAAGGCGACGACCGGGGTCTCGGACTCGGAGGCCTTCGAGCTGCTGACCCGGCGGCTCGAGGCGGCCGCGAAGGACGCCGGCGCCGGGCTGGCGTGGCTGAAAGAGGAGTACTACGAGACGGACGAGTGA
- a CDS encoding glycine betaine ABC transporter substrate-binding protein has protein sequence MGPTRRHCLRRIGGVGGIGVASGLCGCTGTGSDRRSDPNVRIGSKSFAEQQILGYLAYHRLQRVDGIQVVDEIGYGGSLQNWNAVVSGVKDLYWEYTGTAWTELPPKHTERITDPQRLYERVRADAREHGAEMSTPAPFSNEWVLLADRGWSERTGVTTISGLVAHLNAGNTDFGVALGEDFYHRQDAWGGMADFYGLEEAALTEIESGAFIVTSIGLTYELVRDGRVQVASGFDTDPQLDRPSLVLLEDDRDYFIPYQPAPTANAATADAYPAILEELEPVAAGLDARTIRRLNRQVLVRDRQPSAVARSFLRDLEGST, from the coding sequence ATGGGGCCGACGCGGCGGCACTGCCTCCGCCGGATCGGGGGGGTCGGTGGCATCGGGGTCGCGAGCGGCCTCTGTGGCTGTACCGGTACGGGATCCGACCGTCGCTCGGACCCCAACGTCCGCATCGGCTCGAAGTCGTTCGCGGAGCAGCAGATCCTCGGATACCTCGCCTACCATCGTCTCCAGCGCGTCGACGGGATCCAGGTGGTCGACGAGATCGGGTACGGGGGCTCGCTCCAGAACTGGAACGCGGTGGTCTCCGGGGTGAAGGACCTCTACTGGGAGTACACGGGGACGGCGTGGACCGAACTGCCGCCGAAGCACACGGAGCGGATCACCGACCCGCAGCGGCTCTACGAGCGCGTCAGGGCCGACGCTCGGGAGCACGGCGCCGAGATGAGCACCCCGGCGCCGTTCTCGAACGAATGGGTCCTGCTGGCGGACCGGGGCTGGAGCGAGCGCACGGGGGTCACCACCATCAGTGGCCTGGTGGCCCACCTGAACGCCGGCAACACCGACTTCGGCGTCGCGCTCGGCGAGGACTTCTACCACCGGCAGGACGCCTGGGGCGGGATGGCCGACTTCTACGGTCTCGAGGAGGCGGCCCTGACCGAAATCGAGTCGGGAGCGTTCATCGTCACGTCGATCGGCCTCACGTACGAACTGGTGCGGGACGGACGAGTCCAGGTCGCGAGCGGGTTCGATACCGACCCACAGCTCGACCGGCCGTCGCTCGTGCTGCTCGAGGACGACCGCGACTACTTCATCCCGTACCAGCCGGCGCCGACGGCGAACGCGGCGACGGCCGATGCGTACCCGGCCATCCTGGAGGAACTCGAGCCGGTGGCCGCGGGCCTCGATGCGCGGACCATCAGACGACTGAACCGGCAGGTACTCGTCCGGGACCGACAGCCGAGTGCGGTCGCACGGTCCTTCCTGCGGGACCTGGAGGGGTCCACGTGA
- a CDS encoding translation initiation factor IF-2 subunit gamma — translation MSNTHRQPEVNIGLVGHVDHGKTTLVQALSGEWTDQHSEEMKRGISIRLGYADATFRRIPGADPPECYTVEEAVDGEETDVVRTVSFVDAPGHETLMATMLSGAAIMDGAVLVIGANEPVPQAQTEEHLMALDIIGIENIVIAQNKIDLVRDREAALDNKRQIEEFIEGTVAEGAPIVPVSAQQGVNIDVLIDAIEEEIPTPERDADADARLQVARSFDINRPGTDAAGLMGGVVGGSLSQGRLHVEDEIEIRPGREVEEGGQSEYQPVETTVRSLQAGGESVDEATPGGLIGVGTGLDPSYTKGDALAGQVAGPPGSLPPTRDSFVMDVDLLERVVGEDAEEIEPISTGEPLMLTVGTATTVGSVTSARDEECEVALKRPVCAQEGAKIAINRRVGSRWRLIGVGTLR, via the coding sequence ATGTCGAACACACACCGACAACCGGAGGTGAACATCGGACTGGTCGGCCACGTCGACCACGGGAAGACGACCCTCGTGCAGGCGCTCTCGGGGGAGTGGACCGACCAGCACTCCGAGGAGATGAAACGCGGCATCTCCATCCGCCTCGGGTACGCTGACGCCACCTTCCGCCGGATCCCGGGCGCCGACCCGCCCGAGTGCTACACGGTCGAGGAGGCGGTCGACGGCGAGGAGACGGACGTGGTGCGGACGGTCTCGTTCGTCGACGCGCCCGGCCACGAGACGCTGATGGCGACGATGCTCTCGGGCGCGGCGATCATGGACGGCGCCGTCCTCGTGATCGGCGCGAACGAGCCGGTGCCCCAGGCACAGACCGAGGAGCACCTGATGGCGCTGGACATCATCGGCATCGAGAACATCGTCATCGCGCAGAACAAGATCGACCTCGTGCGGGACCGCGAGGCCGCCCTCGACAACAAGCGCCAGATCGAGGAGTTCATCGAGGGGACCGTCGCCGAGGGCGCCCCCATCGTCCCCGTGAGCGCGCAGCAGGGCGTCAACATCGACGTGCTCATCGACGCCATCGAGGAGGAGATCCCCACGCCCGAGCGCGACGCCGACGCCGACGCACGGCTGCAGGTCGCGCGCTCGTTCGACATCAACCGCCCCGGCACGGACGCCGCGGGCCTGATGGGCGGTGTCGTCGGCGGGTCGCTCTCGCAGGGCCGCCTCCACGTCGAGGACGAGATCGAGATCCGCCCCGGCCGCGAGGTCGAGGAGGGCGGCCAGTCCGAGTACCAGCCCGTCGAGACGACGGTGCGATCGCTGCAGGCCGGCGGCGAGTCCGTCGACGAGGCCACGCCCGGCGGCCTCATCGGTGTCGGCACGGGGCTGGACCCCTCGTACACGAAGGGCGACGCCCTGGCCGGGCAGGTCGCCGGCCCGCCGGGGTCGCTCCCGCCGACGCGGGACTCGTTCGTGATGGACGTGGACCTGCTCGAGCGGGTCGTCGGCGAGGACGCCGAGGAGATCGAGCCCATCTCGACGGGCGAGCCGCTGATGCTGACGGTCGGCACGGCCACCACGGTCGGCTCCGTCACCAGCGCCCGCGACGAGGAGTGCGAGGTCGCGCTCAAGCGGCCCGTCTGCGCCCAGGAGGGCGCGAAGATCGCCATCAACCGCCGTGTCGGCTCGCGCTGGCGACTCATCGGCGTGGGGACGCTGCGGTAG
- a CDS encoding winged helix-turn-helix domain-containing protein, whose product MSNDASPGEGATPGEDDSILQCEECLPPADAFAIVGNETRLHILEALWAADRPAAFSELRRSVGMRDSAQFNYHLDKLRGQFVRKTDDGYEFRQAGKAIVRAVLAGTYNQDPELEPFPVDGECVACGGGLQASYRDEAFLITCTECQRPHGTYPFPPGGLEDRSREEVLSAFNQRARHLACLTADGVCPECNGRVRTDLLEPEDLPPDKVKPIAEQELFVIHECQRCNNHIVSSVGLTLLDDAEIVSFYRDHGIDLNTVRFWTLEWCISDRHLDILSRDPWRLRVTVPLGEEELRVTVDGEMAVQHTERRARTGDAATEGTTPTGADEADEAVEQDA is encoded by the coding sequence ATGAGCAACGACGCCAGCCCGGGTGAGGGAGCCACCCCCGGCGAGGACGACTCCATCCTCCAGTGTGAGGAGTGTCTCCCGCCGGCCGACGCGTTCGCCATCGTCGGCAACGAGACGCGCCTGCACATCCTGGAGGCGCTGTGGGCGGCCGACCGCCCGGCGGCGTTCTCGGAGCTGCGGCGGTCGGTGGGGATGCGCGATTCGGCACAGTTCAACTACCACCTGGACAAGCTCCGGGGGCAGTTCGTCCGCAAGACCGACGACGGCTACGAGTTCCGACAGGCGGGGAAGGCCATCGTCCGTGCGGTGCTGGCGGGCACGTACAACCAGGACCCGGAGCTGGAGCCGTTCCCCGTCGATGGCGAGTGCGTCGCCTGTGGCGGCGGCCTCCAGGCCTCGTACCGCGACGAGGCGTTCCTCATCACCTGCACGGAGTGCCAGCGCCCGCACGGCACCTACCCGTTCCCACCGGGTGGGCTGGAGGACCGCTCCCGCGAGGAGGTGCTGTCGGCGTTCAACCAGCGCGCTCGCCACCTGGCCTGCCTCACCGCAGACGGCGTCTGCCCGGAGTGCAACGGACGGGTGCGGACCGACCTCCTCGAACCGGAGGACCTCCCGCCGGACAAGGTGAAACCCATCGCCGAACAGGAACTGTTCGTCATCCACGAGTGCCAGCGGTGCAACAACCACATCGTCTCCTCGGTCGGGCTGACGCTGCTGGACGACGCCGAGATCGTCTCCTTCTACCGGGACCACGGTATCGACCTGAATACCGTTCGCTTCTGGACGCTGGAGTGGTGCATCAGCGACCGCCATCTGGACATCCTCTCGCGTGACCCCTGGCGCCTGCGCGTGACGGTCCCACTGGGCGAGGAGGAGCTCCGCGTCACCGTCGACGGCGAGATGGCCGTCCAGCACACGGAGCGCCGGGCCCGGACGGGTGACGCCGCGACTGAGGGGACGACGCCGACGGGGGCCGACGAGGCCGACGAGGCGGTCGAGCAGGATGCGTGA